Genomic window (Chitinophagales bacterium):
ACGAAACAAAAAGAGGCGAAGGTGGTTTCGGACATACAGGAGTAATCTAAAAAAACAATACAATGAACATTATTATACCTATGGCAGGAAGAGGTACTCGATTAAGACCTCACACTTTAGTTACGCCAAAACCTTTAGTCAATATTGCAGGCAAACCAATTGTAGAATGGTTGGTAAAAGATTTAATTGCTATTTGTCCTGAAAAAGTAGAAAACATTGGTTTTATTATTGGCGATTTTGGCACAGCAGTAGAACAACAATTATTAGCAATTGCAGATAGTCTTGGAGCAAAAGGACATATCTTTCATCAAGAAGTAGCATTAGGAACAGCTCATGCTATTTTGTGTGCTAAAGATTTATTGCAAGGCAAAACAATAGTGGCTTTTGCAGATACTTTGTTTAGGTGCAATCAAACCATAGATACGACAAAAGATGGCGTTATCTTTGTACAAAAAGTAGCAGATCCAAAAGCATTTGGCGTAGTAAAATTAAGTAGCGATGGCTATATCACCGATTTTGTAGAAAAACCACAAACCTTTGTATCTGATTTAGCAATTATTGGTATCTATTATTTTAAAGACGGAGCATATTTAAATAGCGAATTACAATATTTAATTGATAACGAGATTAAAGAAAAAGGCGAATATCAACTAACCAATGCTATGGAAAATATGAAAAACAAAGGCAGTCAGTTTTTTCCAGGTGAAATGCAAGAGTGGCTCGATTGTGGTAACAAACAAGCAACAGTTTATACCAATCAACGAATGTTAAACATTAAAAAAGATGAATTACAAATTCCTGCTACTATAAATAATGTTAATTCTATTATAATACAACCTTGTTTTATTGGCGAAAGCGTTATTTTAGAGAATGCTGTAATTGGACCTAATGTTAGCATTGGCAATAATTCAGTAATTAAAAATAGTATTATAAATAATTCTTTGATTCAAAATAACACACATATTACCAATAAAGTTTTAAATGAAGCCATGGTTGGTATGTTTGTTAAATTAAATGCAGATGCAGAATCGTGGAGTTTAGGTGATTATTCAAGTTCTAACTAAATGACAATAATAAAAAACATAACACTTTTGATGCTTGCCATTGTTTTGGCAGTACCAAGTTTTGCGAAAGATAAAAAGAGCAAAAAAAATAAAACTACTACAACTACTGTAGAAAAAACAAAAACGCTTACAGCAAAAGAAACACTACAACAAGAAACCTTGCTTATAGACGCAATGCAAGACATGATTCTAGGTAATTATGAAGATGCTGTAGTTGGTTTTAATAGAATTTTGCAGAAAGATCCAACCAATCATACAGCAATGTACCAGTTGGCTAGAATTTATTACTTAAACCAAAATTACGATTTGGCAATTGTGTATGCAAAGCAATCAATAAAGTACGATAATAAAAACGAAAACTATTATTTATACTTAGCAGAAGCGTATAGTCAAAAAGGCAATTTTGAAGAAGCAGCTAATGTATACAAATCACTTATTGACATCAATCCAAGAGAGTATAATTACTACTACGATTTAGCTTATTTCTATGCAAAATCTGGCGATATAAAAAAAGCACTAGAAACCTACAATTTACTAGAACAAAAAATTGGTATTGATGAAGAATTGGTTTATATCAAACAGAATTTATGGCTTAAAGAAAACAAGTTAGAAGAAGCAGTAAACGATATAGAAAAACTCATCAAACAAAATCCAGATAATGAAAATTATTATTTGATGATGGGTGAATTGTACGAATCTAAAGAGTTGTACAATCAAGCATTAAGCACTTATCAAAGACTGTTAGATAGAAGTCCAGATAATGCCATGGCAATTACTTATATAGCAGAAGTATATAGAAAACAAGGCGACGAAACCAAGTATAACAATTACATTAAAAAATTATTTGA
Coding sequences:
- a CDS encoding nucleotidyltransferase; the encoded protein is MNIIIPMAGRGTRLRPHTLVTPKPLVNIAGKPIVEWLVKDLIAICPEKVENIGFIIGDFGTAVEQQLLAIADSLGAKGHIFHQEVALGTAHAILCAKDLLQGKTIVAFADTLFRCNQTIDTTKDGVIFVQKVADPKAFGVVKLSSDGYITDFVEKPQTFVSDLAIIGIYYFKDGAYLNSELQYLIDNEIKEKGEYQLTNAMENMKNKGSQFFPGEMQEWLDCGNKQATVYTNQRMLNIKKDELQIPATINNVNSIIIQPCFIGESVILENAVIGPNVSIGNNSVIKNSIINNSLIQNNTHITNKVLNEAMVGMFVKLNADAESWSLGDYSSSN